The Henckelia pumila isolate YLH828 chromosome 2, ASM3356847v2, whole genome shotgun sequence genome includes a window with the following:
- the LOC140884383 gene encoding PLASMODESMATA CALLOSE-BINDING PROTEIN 2-like, translating to MAAAAALVFIIALLFGMAHHSSAIWCVCKEGMSDTELQKTLDYACGSGADCNPTHQNGPCFNPNTVKAHCSYAVNSYFQKNRQSPAACNFTGTATVVSSDPSAAGGCAYPATASSSSTTPVTTVSGTPSTTNTNGGSPLVTTPTGVLGGPNNGLGPSGINTDVSGAEIRLPRRFMFWFSVLLVFAGLLLE from the exons ATGGCAGCAGCAGCAGCTCTGGTGTTTATAATTGCGCTCCTCTTCGGCATGGCTCACCATTCAA GTGCCATTTGGTGCGTTTGCAAGGAGGGGATGAGTGACACAGAGTTGCAAAAGACACTGGACTACGCATGCGGATCCGGGGCAGACTGCAACCCGACCCACCAAAACGGACCCTGCTTCAACCCGAATACCGTCAAAGCTCACTGCAGCTATGCTGTCAACAGTTACTTCCAGAAGAATCGGCAGTCCCCCGCCGCCTGTAATTTCACCGGAACCGCCACCGTCGTTTCTTCGGACCCTA GTGCAGCCGGTGGATGTGCTTATCCTGCTACTGCTag ttCCAGCTCTACCACCCCGGTGACGACGGTAAGCGGCACGCCAAGCACCACCAACACAAATGGCGGCTCCCCGCTCGTCACGACTCCTACTGGGGTATTAGGAGGGCCAAACAATGGATTAGGGCCGTCCGGAATCAACACCGACGTGAGCGGGGCAGAAATTCGACTACCACGAAGATTCATGTTTTGGTTCTCTGTTTTGCTCGTATTTGCGGGACTTCTTTTGGagtaa